The proteins below come from a single Faecalibaculum rodentium genomic window:
- a CDS encoding histidinol-phosphatase HisJ family protein has product MLTDYHVHCEFSDDSVYPMEDVVRDAIGLGLEEICFTDHVDYGIKVDWDSGEEIRWRNGEPFANVDYPRYFAKIADLQEKYGDRIRIRRGLELGVQSHTIDAYNRLTEKYPLDFAILSIHQVHDQEFWNGEFQEGRTQGEYNEEYYREMLRVVQSFKHYSVLGHMDLIVRYDKAGVYPFEKVKDLITEILKVVIADGKGIELNTSSVRYGLSDTQPSRDILRLYRELGGRIITLGSDSHRPDHLGAHIASSMELLKELGYEAFCTFENGRPVFHPL; this is encoded by the coding sequence ATGCTGACGGATTATCATGTGCATTGCGAGTTTTCGGATGACTCGGTATATCCCATGGAGGATGTGGTGAGGGACGCCATTGGCCTGGGGCTGGAGGAGATCTGTTTCACGGATCACGTGGATTACGGGATCAAGGTGGACTGGGACAGCGGGGAGGAAATACGGTGGCGGAATGGCGAGCCGTTTGCGAATGTGGACTATCCCCGGTACTTTGCGAAGATTGCCGACCTGCAGGAGAAATACGGGGACCGGATCCGGATCCGCCGGGGTCTGGAGCTGGGGGTGCAGTCGCACACGATCGATGCGTACAACCGGCTGACGGAGAAGTATCCCCTGGATTTTGCGATCCTGTCGATTCACCAGGTGCATGACCAGGAGTTCTGGAATGGAGAGTTCCAGGAGGGGCGCACGCAGGGGGAGTACAACGAGGAATACTATCGGGAGATGCTGCGGGTGGTGCAGAGTTTCAAGCACTACAGCGTGCTGGGGCACATGGATCTCATTGTACGGTATGACAAGGCGGGGGTGTATCCCTTTGAGAAGGTGAAGGACCTCATCACGGAGATTTTGAAGGTCGTCATTGCGGATGGAAAGGGCATCGAGCTGAATACCTCGTCTGTGCGCTATGGTCTTTCGGATACGCAGCCGTCGCGGGATATCCTGCGGCTGTACCGGGAGCTGGGCGGGCGGATCATTACCCTGGGGTCCGACAGCCACCGGCCGGATCATCTGGGGGCGCATATCGCTTCGTCGATGGAGCTGCTGAAGGAACTGGGGTATGAGGCGTTCTGTACGTTCGAGAACGGCCGGCCGGTGTTTCATCCGCTGTAA
- a CDS encoding MurR/RpiR family transcriptional regulator, whose amino-acid sequence MLKLELVLQGTGLSPAESGVNNYVLSHVDDLMHMTIRSLAEACYTTPTTVIRYCRKIGYSGFEEFKIRIRQDLSRSDFESYSIRRGRSPWR is encoded by the coding sequence ATGCTGAAACTGGAACTGGTGCTGCAGGGAACGGGTCTGTCTCCTGCAGAGAGCGGTGTGAACAACTATGTCCTGTCCCATGTGGATGACCTGATGCACATGACGATCCGGTCGCTCGCGGAGGCGTGTTACACAACACCGACGACGGTGATCCGGTATTGCCGGAAGATCGGGTATTCTGGCTTCGAGGAATTCAAGATCCGGATCCGGCAGGACCTGAGCCGGTCTGATTTCGAGAGCTACAGCATCCGGCGGGGGAGAAGCCCGTGGAGGTGA
- a CDS encoding MurR/RpiR family transcriptional regulator gives MEVINKLRVMHADVISKTVDLISIGQLEAIVRRIREASVVDIIAFDVNAALADYASQYFFQVGKICNVYEDINQQLMLAMYARPQDHVIFILSRSGLSPRVLKTCRQLKANRQYAVAVTGQPGDELNCYCAHVLHALFKDDFREMGDLTFFTSAKFLFDCLINLYCTANYDEVLEKEKRYNDLYIEEPF, from the coding sequence GTGGAGGTGATCAACAAGCTGCGGGTCATGCACGCGGATGTCATCAGCAAGACCGTGGACCTGATTTCCATTGGCCAGCTGGAGGCGATCGTGCGGCGGATCCGGGAGGCGAGTGTGGTGGATATCATTGCGTTTGACGTGAATGCCGCCCTGGCGGATTATGCCAGCCAGTATTTCTTTCAGGTGGGCAAGATCTGCAATGTGTATGAGGACATCAACCAGCAGCTGATGCTGGCGATGTATGCCCGTCCGCAGGATCACGTGATTTTCATTCTCTCGCGCTCGGGTCTATCCCCGCGGGTACTGAAGACATGCCGGCAGCTGAAGGCCAACCGGCAGTATGCCGTGGCGGTGACGGGGCAGCCGGGGGACGAGCTGAACTGTTACTGTGCACATGTACTCCATGCGCTGTTCAAGGATGATTTCCGGGAGATGGGGGATCTGACGTTTTTCACCTCCGCGAAGTTTCTCTTCGACTGCCTGATCAATTTGTACTGCACGGCGAATTACGACGAGGTGCTGGAGAAGGAAAAGCGCTACAACGACCTGTACATCGAGGAGCCGTTCTGA
- a CDS encoding ATP-binding protein: MKQIRPFIDQDVIKVLTGVRRSGKSVLLSLIQEELKSRGVSPSQFVRFNFESFSNEKFKTAASLYEELMDRISHTDQRVYFFFDEIQEVKDWEKCINSLRVDCDCDIYITGSNAKLLAGELATYLGGRYVEIRVMPFSFGEYMTAQKQKNSRLSLSESFQNYLVFGGMPFLTNLSGQADSSLQYLKDIYNSILLKDVIQRHNFRNTDQVERIIRYLVSNIGQPFSAASIAKYMKNEGRKISRESILEYLKACEEAFLIEKVPREDLVGKKLLTVNEKYYLTDHGFREALFGSNQRDIGQVLENIVCLELRRRGFEVHVGKAGDREVDFTASRSGRKLYIQVAYLLASPETIEREFAVLESIPDNYPKLVLSMDEIDFSRNGIIHKNIRDFLLEDVI, from the coding sequence ATGAAGCAGATTCGACCATTTATCGATCAGGATGTCATCAAGGTTCTGACCGGTGTCCGACGGTCGGGAAAATCTGTGCTGCTTTCACTGATTCAGGAAGAACTGAAATCCAGAGGTGTTTCTCCCTCACAGTTTGTCCGTTTCAATTTTGAATCCTTTTCCAATGAGAAGTTCAAAACTGCCGCATCACTCTACGAGGAACTCATGGACAGGATTTCTCATACAGATCAAAGAGTCTATTTCTTTTTTGACGAAATCCAGGAAGTCAAAGACTGGGAAAAGTGCATCAATTCTCTGCGTGTAGACTGTGACTGTGATATCTATATCACCGGGTCAAACGCAAAACTGCTGGCAGGAGAACTGGCCACATACCTGGGCGGACGGTATGTGGAAATCCGGGTGATGCCGTTTTCTTTCGGTGAGTACATGACTGCACAGAAACAAAAGAACTCCCGGCTTTCTCTTTCAGAATCATTTCAGAACTACCTTGTGTTTGGCGGAATGCCCTTTCTGACCAATCTCTCAGGCCAGGCGGATTCTTCCCTGCAATATCTGAAGGATATTTACAACTCTATATTGCTGAAGGATGTGATCCAGCGTCACAATTTTCGGAATACAGATCAGGTTGAGCGGATTATCCGGTATCTTGTGTCCAACATCGGCCAGCCATTCAGCGCTGCCAGCATTGCGAAATACATGAAAAATGAAGGACGCAAGATATCACGGGAATCCATACTGGAATACCTCAAAGCGTGTGAAGAGGCATTTCTGATTGAAAAAGTCCCCCGTGAAGACCTTGTGGGGAAAAAGCTGCTGACAGTGAATGAAAAATACTATTTGACAGACCACGGGTTCCGGGAAGCTCTTTTTGGATCCAATCAGCGGGATATAGGGCAGGTACTGGAAAATATTGTCTGCCTGGAGCTTCGGAGACGGGGGTTTGAGGTGCATGTGGGGAAGGCCGGGGACAGAGAAGTGGACTTCACGGCATCGCGCAGCGGGAGAAAACTGTATATACAGGTAGCGTATCTTCTTGCTTCGCCGGAAACCATAGAACGCGAATTTGCGGTTCTGGAGAGCATTCCGGACAATTACCCGAAGCTGGTTCTCTCCATGGATGAAATTGACTTCAGCCGAAACGGAATCATCCACAAAAACATTCGGGATTTCCTTCTCGAAGATGTGATTTGA
- a CDS encoding cupin domain-containing protein, whose translation MNTKAGELFSLTDTYKPVPGCTISGDLIASDAATATVFSLAADTDISAETYSQPKLILVLSGNLTVQEPRQKQEIPLKSGEALILEPGTLAGFASDADVVYLELTLHAGSFNSSLPLNEPFVLKDRVPVQPGRIVNMDLTANPGLKFVLMSFDEGTGLSEHAAPGEALLFGLDGTGVIGYEGQEHLMHAGENFKFAAGGRHRVYADGPFTMALLMELPDQA comes from the coding sequence ATGAACACAAAAGCAGGAGAGCTGTTCTCTCTCACCGATACATACAAACCCGTCCCCGGATGCACGATTTCCGGAGACCTCATTGCCTCGGATGCCGCGACCGCCACGGTATTCTCTCTGGCCGCAGATACAGACATCAGTGCCGAGACCTACAGCCAGCCAAAACTGATCCTGGTCCTTTCCGGAAACCTCACCGTACAGGAACCCCGGCAGAAACAGGAAATTCCCCTGAAATCCGGCGAAGCCCTGATCCTGGAACCCGGCACCCTGGCGGGATTTGCATCCGATGCCGATGTGGTGTATCTCGAGCTCACGCTCCACGCAGGGTCCTTCAATTCCTCGCTGCCCCTGAATGAACCCTTTGTCCTCAAGGACCGTGTGCCGGTTCAGCCCGGGCGCATTGTGAACATGGACCTCACCGCAAACCCCGGACTCAAGTTTGTCCTCATGTCCTTCGATGAAGGCACCGGACTGAGTGAACATGCTGCGCCCGGCGAAGCCCTGCTCTTTGGACTCGACGGCACAGGCGTCATTGGCTACGAAGGCCAGGAACACCTGATGCATGCCGGCGAAAACTTCAAGTTCGCAGCCGGCGGCCGCCACAGAGTCTACGCCGATGGTCCCTTCACCATGGCCCTCCTCATGGAACTCCCGGATCAGGCGTGA
- a CDS encoding Crp/Fnr family transcriptional regulator: MDTKFLVGTRLFRGIREEEAAHLLECLDAQEASFAKGDVIFHAGTSISRIGLILSGSVNMVVPLYWGSSRIFGHMETGEIFGENYAAVPGKELVGDVVAAEDTRVLFLDLQKVYTVCRHGCPFHHRLIENMLLISAQKNLQLSERMLHTSPRTIRDRVLSYLSAEARAQGSGHFTIPFDRQQLADYLGVERSALSAELGKMKKEGLVSFRKNEFTLP; the protein is encoded by the coding sequence ATGGATACAAAATTTCTTGTCGGAACACGGCTGTTTCGGGGAATCCGGGAGGAGGAAGCGGCTCACTTGCTGGAGTGCCTGGATGCACAGGAGGCGTCTTTTGCGAAGGGTGACGTGATTTTTCATGCCGGGACGTCCATCAGCCGGATCGGACTGATCCTGTCGGGAAGCGTGAATATGGTGGTGCCGCTGTACTGGGGGTCGAGCCGGATTTTCGGGCATATGGAGACGGGGGAGATCTTCGGGGAGAACTACGCTGCGGTGCCGGGGAAGGAACTGGTGGGGGATGTCGTGGCGGCGGAAGACACACGGGTGCTGTTTCTGGATCTGCAGAAAGTGTACACGGTGTGCCGCCATGGGTGTCCCTTCCATCACCGGCTGATCGAGAATATGCTTCTGATTTCGGCGCAGAAGAACCTCCAGCTGTCGGAGCGGATGCTGCATACATCGCCGCGGACGATCCGGGACCGGGTGCTGTCCTATCTCTCGGCAGAGGCCAGGGCACAGGGATCGGGGCATTTCACGATTCCCTTCGACCGGCAGCAGCTGGCGGATTACCTGGGTGTGGAGCGCAGTGCACTGTCGGCAGAGCTGGGGAAGATGAAGAAGGAGGGTCTGGTGTCATTCCGGAAAAACGAGTTCACCCTGCCCTAA
- a CDS encoding DUF438 domain-containing protein: MKTLDLRHSVHDLVNQYPDLKDILHGLGFTEITNPMMLDSVGRIMTIPKGAGLKQIDMTAVVQTLQDHGFEVTGLTRAETQTEPAEAEHRIPAEKQPAQTEDRIALLKDYLARLKSGEDLAQVQEEFVKNFQDVDAAEIMRAEQELMAEGTPLQEVQRLCDVHSALFHGLTRAEKIANAEAAVRRSLAQGSPQAAPVMSRKEMAARLEDIEGHPLQTFTRENQALDQLMDTFRETRRTSVLSEIRDLAVHYAKKGDLLYPLLKVNYGISGPSDVMWTVDDEIRDELAKLDKVPVQDRGTDWEIRVDAILQRAKEMIYKEQNILYPIAAQHFTEQDWQQIYQDSRQYPAIFGLPRLMWEAGESFTRPDAPVLSQGVIRISGGSLSLPELTAMLDTIPMELTFVDGHDINRYFNDGPDMKAFKRPLAALGREVYSCHPPKIEPMVRHIIQEFKNGTRDEVAVWVEKAGRPMYVRYMAVRSKTGDYLGTLEAVQDMTFAKEHFQHAQ, from the coding sequence ATGAAAACACTCGATTTGCGTCACTCCGTTCACGATCTTGTGAACCAGTACCCGGACCTGAAGGATATCCTGCATGGGCTGGGGTTCACGGAAATCACCAACCCCATGATGCTCGACTCCGTGGGACGAATCATGACCATTCCCAAAGGAGCCGGACTCAAACAGATAGATATGACAGCGGTGGTCCAGACACTGCAGGACCACGGCTTTGAAGTCACGGGACTCACCCGAGCAGAAACACAGACAGAGCCCGCTGAAGCGGAACACAGGATTCCTGCAGAAAAACAGCCGGCTCAGACAGAGGACCGCATTGCGCTTTTGAAGGACTACCTTGCAAGACTCAAGTCCGGGGAAGACCTGGCACAGGTCCAGGAGGAATTTGTGAAGAATTTCCAGGACGTGGATGCAGCGGAAATCATGCGGGCGGAGCAGGAACTCATGGCCGAAGGCACACCTCTTCAGGAAGTCCAGCGCCTCTGTGATGTCCACTCGGCGCTCTTCCACGGCTTGACCCGGGCGGAAAAAATCGCCAATGCCGAAGCCGCTGTCCGACGGTCCCTCGCTCAAGGTTCCCCCCAGGCAGCGCCTGTGATGTCACGGAAAGAAATGGCCGCCCGGCTTGAGGACATCGAAGGCCATCCCCTGCAGACATTCACCCGCGAAAACCAGGCACTGGATCAGCTCATGGACACATTCAGGGAAACCCGGCGTACATCGGTCCTTTCCGAGATCCGGGACCTGGCTGTGCACTATGCGAAAAAAGGCGACTTGCTGTACCCGCTCCTGAAGGTGAACTACGGCATTTCCGGACCCTCGGACGTGATGTGGACCGTGGATGACGAAATCCGGGATGAACTCGCAAAACTCGACAAGGTCCCGGTCCAGGACCGTGGTACTGACTGGGAAATCCGCGTGGATGCCATTCTCCAGCGGGCAAAGGAAATGATTTACAAGGAACAGAACATCCTGTACCCCATTGCTGCCCAGCACTTCACGGAACAGGACTGGCAGCAGATCTACCAGGACAGCCGCCAGTATCCCGCCATCTTTGGCCTCCCCCGCCTGATGTGGGAAGCCGGCGAAAGCTTCACGAGACCCGATGCCCCGGTCCTCAGCCAGGGCGTCATCCGGATCTCCGGCGGCAGCCTCTCCCTCCCGGAACTGACAGCCATGCTTGACACCATCCCCATGGAACTCACCTTCGTCGACGGACACGACATCAACCGGTATTTCAACGACGGACCCGACATGAAGGCCTTCAAGCGCCCCCTCGCAGCCCTGGGCCGTGAGGTCTACAGCTGCCATCCCCCGAAAATCGAGCCCATGGTCCGACACATCATTCAGGAGTTCAAAAACGGGACCCGGGATGAAGTCGCGGTGTGGGTTGAAAAAGCCGGGCGGCCGATGTACGTCCGCTACATGGCGGTGCGCTCGAAAACCGGTGACTACCTCGGGACACTCGAGGCCGTGCAGGACATGACCTTCGCGAAGGAACACTTCCAGCACGCACAGTAA
- a CDS encoding cation diffusion facilitator family transporter, with protein MVGWLIRKFVPDWQNTKKAKVRQGVGNVCGIVGIVLNLFLFAGKYIVGLIVQSVSIRADGLNNLTDAASNIVSIVSFKLAEKPADKEHPYGHERSEYIASLFVGLGVAFLGYETLKDSILKILHPTPIDFQWYTVAVLVLSIVIKLVMFVYNRRYALRYDSSLLMAAAVDSRSDCIGTTAVLISTCLSPLIHFELDGYMGVIVSLIIFYSAYDLLKSVINDLIGEAPNPETAHELENRVLSNEYVLGVHDLRIHQYGPTVSYATVHAEVNGHDDIMQVHNAIDQIERQVREEMGVDLTIHMDPVLVDDPLTRSYLSKFESATRVLGQGHWSLHDFRIIPGHDEITVDFDLVVPFDEHRSEEQIEKQLLGYVRTGRKLNLQVTVEHPTLSMQQ; from the coding sequence ATGGTTGGATGGCTGATCCGAAAATTTGTGCCTGACTGGCAGAACACAAAGAAAGCCAAAGTCCGCCAGGGTGTGGGAAATGTGTGCGGGATCGTGGGTATCGTCCTGAACCTTTTTCTCTTTGCCGGCAAATACATCGTGGGTCTCATCGTGCAGTCTGTTTCCATCCGGGCAGACGGCCTGAACAACCTGACGGATGCTGCCAGCAACATCGTCTCCATTGTATCCTTCAAACTCGCGGAAAAACCGGCGGACAAGGAACATCCCTATGGACATGAACGAAGCGAATACATTGCCTCACTTTTCGTGGGCCTCGGCGTCGCCTTTCTGGGGTATGAAACCCTGAAGGATTCCATCCTCAAGATCCTTCACCCGACACCCATTGACTTTCAGTGGTACACAGTGGCAGTCCTGGTGCTGTCCATCGTCATCAAACTCGTCATGTTCGTCTACAACCGGCGATATGCCCTGCGCTATGACAGCAGCCTGCTGATGGCAGCCGCCGTGGATTCCCGCTCTGACTGCATCGGCACGACCGCTGTTCTGATCTCCACCTGTCTGTCGCCGCTGATTCACTTCGAACTGGATGGTTATATGGGTGTGATCGTCTCGCTGATCATTTTCTACAGCGCCTACGACCTGCTGAAGTCTGTCATCAACGACCTGATCGGCGAAGCCCCGAATCCCGAGACCGCGCATGAGCTCGAGAACAGAGTGCTGTCGAATGAATACGTCCTGGGTGTCCACGATCTGCGGATCCACCAGTATGGACCGACGGTGAGCTACGCCACGGTGCATGCGGAAGTCAACGGCCATGACGACATTATGCAGGTTCACAACGCCATTGATCAGATTGAACGCCAGGTCCGGGAAGAAATGGGGGTGGATTTGACCATTCACATGGATCCTGTCCTCGTGGATGATCCTCTCACCAGGTCGTATTTGAGTAAATTCGAAAGCGCGACCCGGGTACTCGGACAGGGGCACTGGTCTCTGCATGATTTCCGGATCATTCCGGGTCACGATGAAATCACCGTAGACTTCGATCTTGTGGTGCCCTTTGATGAACATCGCAGTGAGGAACAGATTGAAAAACAGCTCCTGGGCTACGTCCGGACGGGACGGAAACTCAACCTGCAGGTCACGGTGGAACATCCCACGCTGTCGATGCAGCAGTAA